The nucleotide window AGAGGTGCCAGAAGCGATAAACCGCTTGCTGCAGACCTATCTGGACTATCGTGAAGCGGAAGAATCCTTTATCGAAACAGTCAGCCGGATCGGCCTTGACCCCTTCAAAGAACGGGTTTATCAGGCGCAAACTGATGCTGTACAGATAAAGCTTGAGGAGGCCTCCGCATGAAAAACACCATTGCTACGGTGAACGGTGTGTCTGTTGTTCTGCATGATGATCTCTGGTCGATGCCGGGGGAAGATGAGACCGATAACCGCGATTATCAGATCGTATCACTTGAGCGCCTGCAGGCGCTGGATGAGTCTGGTCAAAGATTGCAGGGGCACTTCGGTGTGCTGCTTCATCCGGAGGATGACCCTGATGTGCTGCAGCCCTGGCTTGACTCTCTGCCTTTGATCGCACTTCAGTTCCCCCGCTTCAGTGATGGTCGTGCTTATAGTCAGGCCTATCTGCTGCGCGCACGCCATGGTTTCGAAGGTGAGTTGCGTGCCGTTGGTGATGTCTTAAGGGATCAGTTAGCGGCGATGCGTCACTGTGGTTTCAGCTCCTTTGCTATCCGTGAAGATAAGTCTGCTGAGGAAGCGCTAAAAGGTTTCGAAGTGTTTGATCTGATCTATGCCCGCTCGGTATCAACGCCACAGCCGCTGTTCCGGCGTCGCTAAACTGCGTTCCATCAGGGTTGTCAGGCGCCAGAAATGGTTACTGATAACTCACTGAATTCCCGGTTTTGTTTAACTTTCCGACCCCGGGCAACGGGCTGCGATATTTTAAGATATCGCTGAATTTTTTGTAACCGGTTTACTGCCTATCGGTAGCATCGAACAGGTCTGGTTGGCGTCACCTTTCAAACTGAACTCTTGGATAAGTTCTTAGATGAGTTCTATCGATAAGTTCTATCGATAAGTTCTTTATAAGAACCCTGTTTATGCATAACTGTTTTGATAGTGCTGGTGGAGGCTAGCGGTTTCATCGCTCAGGCATAAATTCAGATGACAGAACTCTCAGCAATTTAACTGATAGCTAACCCGTTAACTGGAAAGCCAAATAAAGATCTGGCGGAAAATCTCGTTGAAACGCTATTCGTTATAGATACTCCGGTACTCCGATGGACTCATACCGAAATACTTGCGAAATGCCTTGCTGAAGTGGGTCATATCATTGAAACCACAGGCATAGGCAAATGAGGACAGGCTATTGCCTGCGTTGACCGGGTTCTTTAGCAGAGTAGCGACCCTCTCCACCCGTCGTTGCCAGATGTAGCGGCTTAAAGAGGTGTTTTCCGCCTCAAGCAGCTGATTAATATATCGGGTCGACATGCGCATCGCTTCGGCAACCCGGGTTGGACACAGATCCGGATCATGCAGGTTGGCTTCAATAAAGGCGCGTATACGTAACAGAGAGGCCACCTTTGAGTTCGATAGTGGCGCTTCATAGTTGCTCAGATGTTCGCCGATCAGTGTGCTGATCAGCTCCGCGAGATTCAATGCCACCTTCTCTGAGGTTATTTTATCAAACTGTGGTCGCTGCTGTGCCAGTTGCAGAATATAGTTCTGTACCAAAGGATAGAGTTGACTGGAGTGAGACAGGTTGTAGGCAACCAGTCTGTCTGCGCCGGAGATATTGCGGTTGATCATATGCCTGGGGATCTGCACCGATGTCAGGTGAAACGGTTGATCAAAATTTAACTCATAGGGGCGATCGGCACTACAGAACCATCCCATACCGTTATTTAATCGGGCTGACCTGCCATCTTGTGAGGCATCACATCTGCCTGTCTGCAACAGATTAAATACGAATGCATCTGAGTCGGACTTTCTGACACTCGATAATGTCCGCAGGGCAACGTGGGGTGTCGCTCTGATATCAGACAGTTGTATCTCGTCGATCCTTGTC belongs to Amphritea atlantica and includes:
- a CDS encoding DUF934 domain-containing protein; translation: MKNTIATVNGVSVVLHDDLWSMPGEDETDNRDYQIVSLERLQALDESGQRLQGHFGVLLHPEDDPDVLQPWLDSLPLIALQFPRFSDGRAYSQAYLLRARHGFEGELRAVGDVLRDQLAAMRHCGFSSFAIREDKSAEEALKGFEVFDLIYARSVSTPQPLFRRR
- a CDS encoding helix-turn-helix domain-containing protein, whose product is MAHPLSYHKNNTDIDGRTSNQSSVFTTDNQKGSEKLDFWKEVVCDRVAPLDFTVEANGTFEGALRWTRIDEIQLSDIRATPHVALRTLSSVRKSDSDAFVFNLLQTGRCDASQDGRSARLNNGMGWFCSADRPYELNFDQPFHLTSVQIPRHMINRNISGADRLVAYNLSHSSQLYPLVQNYILQLAQQRPQFDKITSEKVALNLAELISTLIGEHLSNYEAPLSNSKVASLLRIRAFIEANLHDPDLCPTRVAEAMRMSTRYINQLLEAENTSLSRYIWQRRVERVATLLKNPVNAGNSLSSFAYACGFNDMTHFSKAFRKYFGMSPSEYRSIYNE